Genomic segment of Fundidesulfovibrio magnetotacticus:
TGCTGGTCACTCTGACGGCCAAGGCCCATCACATCACCTCCAACCTCTCGATGGCTGGATTCTCGGTCACCTTGCGGAGTTTTTCAACACGCTGTTAAAAGACCAAACTATCGTCAGCGAGCATTGCCGACGGACAAATTAATGCCTTACGGAGAAAACAATAATTCTGCCACGCCGCCATCCACGCCCGAAACAATCCACATCAAATCATGAGCCACGAACGCCTTGCGGTATCGTTCATCTCCAGTTGGCTTGAGAATCCCGGCATGCACCAGCTTGTCCACATTGGCCTTGGCGGCGGGATACCCCACGCCGAGAAGCCTCTGTGCGGCAGGGATGGTCAGCACAGGATGATCGAACAAGGCCTCCATCAGGCGTACGCTCGTCGCGGAGGCCTTACGGGCTTGCAAGGTCTCCAGCCAGCCAGCCCTGAGGTCCTGTAGCCTTCTGGCCCTCAGGACGGCGTCCTGGGCCTGCACGGCCACACCGCGAAGGAAGAACTGAAGCCAGTCCCGCCAAGAACCAGAGGTGCTCACGGCCATGAGGTGGTCATAGTATTGCGCGCGACGCGCCTCGAAGTAGACGCTCAGATTGAGCAGGGGATGGGGCAGGACGCCCCAGGACGCCAGCAGCAGCGTCATCAGCAGGCGACCCATGCGACCGTTACCGTCCAGGAAAGGGTGTATGGCCTCGAACTGGTAATGAACGAGCGCCAGCCGGACCAACGGGGGAAGGTCCGCCGGAACGTGGAGATACCGTTCCAACTGGTCCAAAGCCTCCAGCATTTCCGGGACAGGGGGCGGAACGTAGCGCGCGCCGACCGGGGTGTCCCCGGGCGCACCGATCCAGTTCTGGGAACGCCTGAATTCTCCCGGAGTGGCCTGCCCGCCCCTGACGCTCTCCATGAGTCTCGCGTGAACCTCGCGCATCAGCCTCAGGCTTACCGGCAAGCTCTGAAGCCGCTCCAATCCGTATTCCAGGGCCAGGACGTAGTTGAACACCTCCTGGGCGTCGGCGTCGCCAGGCCGCTGCCCGGCTTCAAACTCGTACAGCCCTGCCAGATCGGTGCGGGTTCCCTCGATGCGCGAGGACAGCACGGCCTCCTGACGCACGAACGGATTGACGAAGAGCCTGATGTTACTGAGCGTCCTACCCAGACCCGCCAGTTCGCCGATCGCCCTGTCCGCAGCGGAGAGCGTCAGCACGAGAGGGGTGTCCAGGTTCAGCACGGGCGGCAGCGGGGCAGGCACGAACGCATGAAAGGCGGCCTCGGAGTGACCGACCTTCATCAGCCTGCCCGCAGCCGCGTCGCTGAAGTCGTCAGGGTTCATAATGTGCCTCTTGCCGTTGCCCGCCGAGGTTGACCACCTGCCCCACCTTATCCCTTTTCAGCCCGGCCTCCAAGACCCGCACGGCCCGGCGCAGGGTGTCCGGGGCCAGGTGCGAATACCTCTCCGTCATCGCCAGGGTCCCGTGCCCCATGAGTTCCTTGACCGTGTAGAGATCCACGCCCTGCTCAACCAGCCACGAGGCGTAGGTGTGACGCAGGCTGTGGAACACCAGCTTCTGGCGACGGTCGGTGATGCCATCGTTCATCCCGAGGGAATCCGCCACGATCTGGAAGACGTTGGAAACTTCCACGCGTTTCTTCCCGTTGCGGTCCGGGAAGACCAGGCCATGGGCGTCCATGCGCTCGGCAGCCCGTGCCTGGATCATTACGGCCACGTCCCCGGTCATGAACGCGATGCGGTTCTTCCCGCTCTTGGTGTCGCGCAGGGTGAGCAAACGGCGTTCAAGGTCCACGTCCATCCAGGTGAGGGCAAAGATTTCACCGGCCCTCATGCCCGTGTGAAGGCTCAGAAGCGCCATGTCGCAGAGGTCCTGGCTGCGCTCGCGCAGAGCCTCCAGGAGACGAACAGCCTCGGCGCGGGTGAGGAAGCGCAGACGCCGGTTGTCGGAGGTGGGCTTCTTCACCAGCCTGACGGGATTCTCGCCCTCATGGAGGCCGTGTCGCCGGGCGAAGTTGAACACCTGGCGTACAGTGCCCAGTACGTAATTGGTGGTCTTGGGCGACTTGCCAGCGTCGAGCATCCGCTTCTTCAAGCGCTCCAGGTCGAACGGGGCGATGTCTCTGAGGGGCTTGTCCCCGAACACGGGTTCGATCCAGTTGCGCAGGAAGCCCTCCTCCTTGTCGCAGGAGGCCTTGGACTTGTTCAGACGCTCGGCGGGGAGGTAGGTGTCCCGGAAGACCTGTGCAAAGGTCACGTTGGCCTGGGCCTGCCGGGCCTGCTCTTCTTCCTGAGCGCGACGTGCGGCATTCGCCTGGGCACGCTTCTCTGCAAGGGACACAGCCCCCTCACCGGTTCTGTGCGCCTCTTTCAGTTTGGCGAGTTCCTGCAACGCCCTAGAGGCCGTCCACCCCTGAGAAGCCCATCCAAGCCCCTCCTCACGGCGTCTGCCCTCCACGCGGTAGCGAATGGCGTAATACTGGTCCGGCTTGACCCCGTGCCTCCGGGTTGGATGCTCCCGATACCTGATGCCCTCGTGCTTCGTCTGGTGCCATGTGTATGCCATTGCGCCTCCAGTTGTCCCCCGCCTGTCCCCCACTTACAGCTGAAAGCAGATGAAATCAAGTGAGCGAAACGAGCAATGGCAACAAATAATATCCTGCAATATCGGCATGTTCATGACGAACCATGAAGCCATGTGAATGACTAAAAAAGTGGCTGTTAACCACTAGGTTGGGTGTTCGAGTCACCCCCGAGGAGCCACGCAATACATAGGGTTCCGGATGAAAGTCCGGAACCCTTTTGCGTTGGGGGCCTTTTCTCTCCCCACACTCTCCCCACTTTTCGTTCCCTTCCTCCCTGGTGTGAGCGGTCACACAACCTTGGGAACCTGATCACACAACCTTAGAATCGTCGCGCACCTGGGGAATGGGCGGGTAGAACGCGCAAAACAGTTTGAGAAATCCTTCAGCTTGGTTTGAGAAGCCCCGGTGAACGATTCACCTGGTGTCCCTGTGTGCGAGATTTGCGCTTCACGGGGGGGGCCGCCCTTCCTTTCGGGCAGGAGGATCGGCTTGGGGCGTTGCCTGCCAGGAAGGTCGGGAGGCTCTTCACCTGCGTGTTGAAATACTCCACGAAGTGACCGAGGACCCAGCTACCGAGGGACGCGAGGTGAAGCGATGGGTCATGGCCGTCAGGACGAGCAGCGGGGGAAGATATATCTGGCCTGGGCTGAGGTTCCCAGGTCAGGTGGGCACGCCTTTTACGACCGTCTCCAGCAGATTTTGCGCAAGTCCGGCTTCGACGCCTTCGCCGAAAAGCCGTGAACGCCTTTTTACTCCGACAAGGGCCCCCCCACGATTCCGCCCGGACGGCATTTTCGGGTGCACCTTGTGTTCACCCGGGCACTCAAGGTCTTGGGCAACGAGGGCCTTGTCCTTGGCGGATGGATCGGCTTGAACGCCTCGGCCATGGAAACCAACGCCGCGCTCAAGACCATCGTGCGCCGGGACACGGGCGAGAACTACCGGCAGATGCTCGGGCGCATGGTCAAGGAGAGAGGCATCGAGTCCGCGACGGATGAAGACCTGTCGCGGATGGACCGCAAGCGCAATGGTCTGAACTCCTGGCGTGGCGACCATGAAGCCCGGCGCGCCGGGTACAACGCCCGCGCCCGGATATCGTCCGGGGTTGGCAAGGCTCTGGGAAGATCGTGAACGAAACACCTGGAGCGCAGCTTCGAGCACACCCTGGACCGCTCCGGCGGGATGCGCCGGGTTTGGCTCCGGGGCCGGGAGAACATCCAGAGACGCTGCCTGCTCCACGTGGCGGGCTTCAATCGCGGCTTGCTGATGCGGATCAAGACCGGCAGCGGCACCCCGAGGGGCTGGGCCGACGCATGGTTTGCGGTTGTTTGGCCTGAAATACCCGGGTTTATCGGCCCTTTGGGCCATCGTTTTGGTTGCCGAGGGCGAATTGCAGCAGGTTATCCCGGTCGCGTGAGGTCCGACGGTCATTAGCCGGAAACGACCTTTTCACCGCGCTGACAAGGGCATCACCGAAACGCGACACCACAACCAAGGAATGCGCCTGAGGCGCCGAGCCCCCGGCGTTACTTCATGGAATCGCTGAAGAGGAGGGTGGCGTAGCCCCTCTGCTCATCCTTGTGGCAGGCAATGGACTGGCACTGGACCGTGAAGCGCCTGCCCCCCAACGTGGCCTGAAGGGTGGTCACGGGTGCTGGCTTAGCGGCTGAGGGCGAGGACGCCAGAGGGAGAGGCCCTGTCAGCGCGATCCCGATTTCACTACAGGATCTCCCGATGGCCTCGTGAGTCTGGCAACCGCTCAGGTGTGCAAAGGCGGCGTTGGCGTCCAGGACCAGTTCGCCGCCCACTTCAACCAGAAGCATGGGGGAGGAGATGCTGTTGAAAATGCTTTTATACAGGCAGACCTGATGGTGAAGCTCTTTTTCAATGCTTACTTCTCTGGCCATGGCCTCATCAAGCTGTGTTGAACGAGTTTTTGCAAGAGTCTCGAGAAAGTCACGGTACTCCCTGTTGGACCTTTCGACAATGCATCTCTCGATATTTCTCTCAATGACGATCTTCAACAATTCATCACTTTCGATTGGCTTGTTAATGAAATCACGCGCACCAAGACGGATTGCTCCGAGTGCATCCTTGAGCGAACCGACACCAGAAATCACGACAATCGGAACATCTGGATACTTGTCTCGTGCTGCGTTTATGAATGAATATCCGTCCATGATCGGCATAATCAGGTCAACAACAACAAGATCAGTGTCGGGATGCTCTTTGAGCTGATGCAGTCCCTCCAGGCCATTCTCCGCCATCACGACAGAATAGCCAAAATCAGTCAACGTACTGGCGAGAAATTCGCGAAACAGCTTGTTGTCGTCGATCAGAACGATTTTGTATGTATTGCTGTCCATGACACCTGATCTTATCAATCCAGAGTTGTCGTCGGCACTCCAGAACGTTCTCAACCATCCATCCATCTGGCGCGGGCCACGAGGGAGGTGAGCCGGTTGGCGAGCGTCATCCTTTCTAGCGATTATCTCCTTGCAGTCTTTATGTTCCTATGTCAAGCGCAACGCCCTCCCTACCATCGCAATACGGTTTGCCGCTACGCCCTGCGTAGACCTCCACGAAGAAACGCGAACTGCCTCGCCCCCGGGTCGGGAACGGCAAGGCCCTTTCCCCGGGAATCGCGGCTCGCACCGCTTCACCACGCCGTCACGGGACTCGACGAGAGCCTCCTGGTCGAATTGTCGGTGGAGTTTACGAATTGCTCCCCAGAAAGGGACTAGCACGCCCCAACCATCAAACATACCACACTATTTTTCACGGCACTTCTTTTGCTAACGTTGAACACGAACCCGGGGACGGGCGGAGGTGTGCGGCACATGGCACACCCCCTAGGCGATTGAGCCCCACTGGTCTCTCTGACGCGGGAACCAGGATGAAAGTTTCAGAATCAGGGCATTGGCGCAGCGAAAGACATGCGGCCCAATGGCTCTCAAACCACGAACGAGGCCATCATGATCAGCATGCGGACGATAAGATTCATACTGAGCATTGCCATCGCCACCATCGCAGTTCCATTATCTGGGCTGAACAATCATGCCTCGGCATACCCAATCGACATAACGATCCCTGCCCCCGAAGCATACTACTACGAGCTAAACTCCAACGAGCTGCAGTCGTCCTATTTCAATTCAGAAACATTTGAAAAATTTAAATCTGCCACCTACCAAGGAGGCACAGCAACTTCAAATATCACGATGTCACTGCAGCCAATGCCAGCACTGAGCATGGTTACAACTGGTAATAATTTTCAAGCAACACAGTGGGGCGACGTTTCTGGGCTCACATACTACTTCGCCGTTCTTTCAAATTCTTCAGCAATGGCTGCCATCAACATATCTTACAATGCAAGCATTGATGCATCAGGAAGCGTCTTTGGATCTGTAGCATCATTGCGGCTTGGCATTGGAGAAGTTGATACAATTTACACGACCGACACGATCATTAACAGCATCTCGCTTTCGGCAAACGGGCCACACTACAGCACTGGACCCAGCGTCTACGAAACGAACATCAACACAAACACCCTGTACCACATCACCCTGGCGGAATCTGCCATGCACGGAGCAGGCGACTCCCACTCCAACATAGTGATAGATCCAACCATCTCCATCGCCAACGACCCCAACAATCCCAACGACTTGATACTCGTCAATCACCCGACTGTGGGCAACTCCCCGCCCACCGCCACGCCAGAACCCGGCACGATGCTCCTCATGGGCCTCGGCGCGGCAGGCGCGGCCCTCTTGCGCCAACGCAGGAAGACACTGGTCGACTAGCTCCCCCCAATTTGCATCCAGCGACCGCCCGGCCCGGCCACCTCATCAGGCGGCCGGGCTTTCTCGTTCCGCGCCGTCCTCCCACGCTGCCTGACAGGCACCATGCAGTAAGACGTGCGAACTCCTGCATCACTCCCGGTGGACACCCTGCTGCGGAGGCGGATGCCCCCGCTGTGCGTTGCCATCAGTTAAGCGCCTGACAACCTTGGCCTTGCATGCGTGGCTTCCCGCCGCTTCCGCGAACAACCATCCCAGGGACTGCGGCTCCGATGCCTCCGCTTGCGTGTCAGGGAATCCGACAACACCGCTTTGTCTTTACACCTCCCGAACCTGCGCCGCCCCTCATGGGACGCCATTCCAGGCAGATAGCGCTGGACAGATTTTTGCATATCGCCGGAGGCAATGGTCCTCTACCCACACCAAGACCAAGCGGCCAGGCAGCCCGTGCCCCCCTTGACCACGCAGGCATCCCCTAAAACACGGGACCATGGCGGCAAGGGGCCATCCGAGGCTACTCCGCCTGCCCCACACGACGCGCCCGAGCAGCCTTACTCCAGCGCCCTGCTCCAGCTCACAAGGACGCACTTCCCCGAACCAGAGGCTGCAGCACTCTGGAACACAATCGTCAGCCACAAACTACACCTCGAATCTATCCTGCAGCGAAGCATCGCATTTGAGACTGCCGCATGCGACTACCTCTTGAGCATTAGCAACAAATACGAAACAATCAAACTTCTGCCTGAAGACACTGTCGTGGACATGGAGAACAGAATCATCCGCGACGATTTGACAGGGCTCTACAACAGAAGATTTTTCAACAGCGAGATTTCCGTTGAAATCGACAGATACTCGAGGCACAAAGCACCTCTATCATTATTATTCATTGACATCGATCACTTCAAGGTATTCAATGATACATATGGTCACTCTGCCGGAGACGAGGCCATCCATTCCATTGCCAGAGCACTCAGTTCTAACGCAAGGGCGTATGACAGGGTCGTACGCTACGGCGGTGAAGAATTCGCCGTCATTCTTCCTCAGACAAACCGTGTCCACGCAGCTCTGTTTGCAGAAAGGATGCGCCGAGCTGTCGAGAATACGCAGATTGCGTACAATGGCGTTTTGCTGGGCAAGTTGACCATCAGCATAGGCGTTGCTGAATATCCAAGAGATTCTCTCAACCTCGACGAGTTGATCCAATGTGCCGATAAAGCACTCTACATGGCCAAGAAGGACAGGAACAAGGTAGCCTCATATTGGGACCCGCAGAGAAGATATCCCAGGGTCCCCTCGGATTTCCTTACGTCCATCTGGGACGACGACAACGGCGCACCGGCCCTGGGCAAGGCGAAGAACATCAGCACCGGCGGCATGTTGTGCGAAACCAGTCATAGGCTTTCAACGTCCTCGAGGATCAAACTGTCCATCGACAACCCCCGCTTCAACCTCAAATTTACTGTAGGTGCGAAGGTTGAGCGGGTCCATGAGATCGGCAACGGTCTGTTCCATGTCGGCCTGTCGTTCATTCTCAGCCAGGAAGATGTCGAGTCACAATTGATCGACCTTGTGGCAGGGTTGTCCAGCACCAGCCATTAGCGGGATGCCAAGACCAACACATATTGCATGATTTGGGCGATATCCGCAGGTGAGCATTGCCGGACCATGCTCACAATCGAGTGGTTACTTTCCGCTTCCCGCAGTTCCTCCCCCCTTCCCCGGGGAATATTGCCGCCGCTCCCCCTCGAGCCCTGCTTCGAAAGCCTCCCGTTGATTCAAGGCAACTCCATGAAGGATTTACTCCTGCGAACCCATGATTGCCGCAAATCCCCCGTGGAATGCGAGCTACTCCCGCTTGTTAGAATCGTATGGATCGGAATCAGTCCTAACTCCTTCCGCAAAAATCTTGTTTTCCCGGACTTGCCGCACTGGAGTAGGGTTTCACTACCAGTTTTGTGGACGAACTCGAACATCCATAACGAATCCTTGTCAAACTGCCTTCAAGCCGAGGTAGGGATACAGGTAGGGCAGCCGGAGGCCTGAATCCAGCTGCGGACAGCCACTGCACGTGATTTCAGCATCTTACGCAAATCTGATTTTACAAGACAGTCTGTGAAAACAAGACCCCCAAGAAACACCGGACTTTCGGGCCTCAGCACTTCAAACCACACATAACACACCAAAATCATACAGCATTCCCACATCCTGAAGACTAGGCACGATATTCGCTCTAAGGGATCGTCGTTTCGGCCCTCGTCCTCTCTCCCACAGCTTGTCCGGTGTGAAAGGAGCATCGCAAATGGTCTTGAAGGTGTTCGGCCTTCTGGTGGTCTGCTTATGCATCCTAACAGGATGCCAAGGTAAATCGCGCGAGGAGTTGATGCTCCAGGCACAGGAGCTCGTCCAGCAGGGCAACCCCAAGGGGGCGATGGTCATCTACAAGAACATCCTGGAGAAGAACCCCAGGAACCTCCCGGCCACCCTCGCCTTGGCTGAAGCAAACCTTCTCGCCGGCAATCCGCAGCAGGCTGAGGCCGAACTCAAGAGCGTCCTGGCCGACCCAGCCGGAAGCCGCGAGATACCCGTGGTGTTGGCCAAGATCCGCATGGCGCAAGGCAAGCCGGCAGACTCACTCGACATCCTCAATCCGCTCCTGAACGTCTCCCCGGCGTCCGCCGCGGCCCTGGAGGCGGCAGGCAACGCCTCTTTGATGCTGGGCGACATCAAGGAGGCTCAGGGCTTCTACGTCAGCGCCCTGGCCCTTGAACCCGGACGTCCGCTCGCGCGGCTCGGCCTGGCCGAAAGCCACCTCCATAACCGGCAGCCCCAGCTGGCCCGGCAGGAGCTGGACACCCTGCTGGCCGCCGCCCCCAAGAACAAGAGCGCCCTGCTCCTGCTGGCCCAGCTCCAGGCCTTGGACAACGACGAGGACGGCGCCATCGCCACCTACGGCCTCATCGTGAATCACTTCCCCGACGATGCCCAGGCCGCCTACCGCGAGGCCTTCCTGAGGCTGGCGAGGCGAAACGACGTGGCCCGCGCCGAAGAAACCGCCGCCCGTTTGATCCAGGGCAGCCCCAAGGCGCCCGAGGGCTACAAACTCAAGGGTCTGGCCTTCCTGGCCAAGAACGAGCCCTCCCTGGCCATCGAACCTCTGCTCACGGCCCTCAAGATCCGCCCCGACATCGACACCAACCTTTTCCTCGCGCAGGCCTACACAAGCACCGGCAATCTTGAGACCGCCGTGAGCCACCTTCAGACGGCCCTGACGCGCAATCCCGACCTGGACGGACCACGCCGGATGCTGGCCTCCATCTACCTGAAGCAGAACCGCCTGGACGAGGCCATCGCCGAAACCCAAAAAATCTTCGCGGTCAAACCCTCCGACGAGGCCGGACAACGCATTCTCGCCGAAGCCCTCATCGCCAAGCGCGACCTCGACAAAGGTCTGCGGATCATCACCGGCCTTGTGGATAAGGGCGACGCCTCCTCGGCGGACTACCTGCGTAAGGGGATGATCCTGGCCATCAAGGGCCAGGACGCTGCGGCGGAAGCGGACCTGCGCAAGGCGGTGCAACTCGGGGCCGGGGTGCTGGAACCGAAGATCTACCTGGCCGCCTTCCTTGCCAGCAAAAACCGCATGGACGAAGCCGTGGACATCCTGGGGAGCGACATGGGCGAAGGGCCGGTCGCCGCCCTGGCCTGCAACGCCATGGCCAAGCTCCGGCTGAATCAGGGAAAGCTCGATCAGGCGTCGGAACTGCTGGACAAGGCCAGGACCCTCGCCCCCTCCGTGCTCACGACCTACTACAACCAGGCCGCCCTCGCCACCGCGGCGGGCAAGATGGATCGCGCAACCGCCGCGTTCGAGGCCGCCCTGGCCGTCAAGCCGGACGACCTGCGCGCCCTGCTGGGCGCGGCGGCCTGCCGCGAAGCCCTCGGGGACATGGCCAAGGCCCAGGAACACCTGGAGCGCGCGGCCAAAAGCAAGGACCCAAGAGCCACAATGCAACTGGCCGACTTCTTCGTCCGCCGCAAGGACATCCCCAAAGCCCTCGCCATCCTGGACACGAACCTGGACGCTTCGCCCAAGTCCATTCCCCTCTGGTTGCTCAAGGCGCGCCTCCACGCCTCGACGGGAGACGACGCTAACGCCACGAACGCCCTGAACCGCGTTGAAACCATCAACCAGCGCGTCGGGCTGCTTGAGAAGGCCAAATTCGCCATGTCCCGCAAAGACCCGGCCAAGGCCGTCCAACTCGCCGAGCGGCTCAGGGACATGAACACGAACTCGGGCGACTACGCCCTGCCTCTGGCCGAAATCCAGGAACTGGCCGGGCAGACGCCCGCAGCCAAGACCACCCTGGAGAACGCCCAGAAGACCGACCCGAAGAACCCCAGGGTCTTGAGCGCCCTGGCCAAACTTGAAGCCCGCCAGGGCAACCTGGACAAGTCCTTGGCCCTCATGGATCAGGCCATCGACGCAGGGTTTGATCCCGCCAACGGGCATGCCCTCAAGGGCGCCATCATGCACCAGGCCGGGGACAAGGCCAAGGCCGCCAAGGAATACGAAACCGCCCTTCGCTACCAGGAGCGCCTGACGCTGGCGATGAACAACCTGGCCATGATCTACGCCGAGGAAGGACAAAACGGCGCCAAGGCGCTCGAACTCGCGTTGCGGGCCTATTCGCAGGAGCCCGACAGCGCCTCCGTGCTGGATACCCTGGGATACGTGCTGCTGAAGAACGGCAAACCCCGTGAAGCCATCACCGCATTGCAGCGCGCCGAAACACTCGGACCCGGCAATGCGGACATCAGCAAGCACCTCACTCTGGCCCGTGAACTCGCGGGGGAAAACAACCAGTAGTCTGACCAGCATCCCGGTTTGCCCGGGGTGGCACATGGGGCGAAACATGATGGAAGAACATGGGATTCAAAGAGGTTACGGCAAGCTTGCCCTGTCGCAATGCGCTCTCGACGTACTCGCCGCGGTCATGGCGCTGCAGATCACCCTCCTGCTTTCCCCAATGATGGCAAAGGTGCACAACTTCTTTCTCCTGCCGGCGGACGACACGCTGCACTTCATCGTCATCGCGGCGTTTCCATCCATCATCCTGGGGATCATCATCGCCTATGCGGCCCGCAAGAAGGGTCTGGCCATCCATCTGGTGAAGACCATGCTCTCCGTTCTTGCTTCGTTCATCATCTTCCTGGCCCTGGAGGAGGTCAACATCCCCCACCGGCTGAGCTCCGTCGAGATCACCCTCGGGGT
This window contains:
- a CDS encoding Fic family protein translates to MNPDDFSDAAAGRLMKVGHSEAAFHAFVPAPLPPVLNLDTPLVLTLSAADRAIGELAGLGRTLSNIRLFVNPFVRQEAVLSSRIEGTRTDLAGLYEFEAGQRPGDADAQEVFNYVLALEYGLERLQSLPVSLRLMREVHARLMESVRGGQATPGEFRRSQNWIGAPGDTPVGARYVPPPVPEMLEALDQLERYLHVPADLPPLVRLALVHYQFEAIHPFLDGNGRMGRLLMTLLLASWGVLPHPLLNLSVYFEARRAQYYDHLMAVSTSGSWRDWLQFFLRGVAVQAQDAVLRARRLQDLRAGWLETLQARKASATSVRLMEALFDHPVLTIPAAQRLLGVGYPAAKANVDKLVHAGILKPTGDERYRKAFVAHDLMWIVSGVDGGVAELLFSP
- a CDS encoding response regulator — encoded protein: MDSNTYKIVLIDDNKLFREFLASTLTDFGYSVVMAENGLEGLHQLKEHPDTDLVVVDLIMPIMDGYSFINAARDKYPDVPIVVISGVGSLKDALGAIRLGARDFINKPIESDELLKIVIERNIERCIVERSNREYRDFLETLAKTRSTQLDEAMAREVSIEKELHHQVCLYKSIFNSISSPMLLVEVGGELVLDANAAFAHLSGCQTHEAIGRSCSEIGIALTGPLPLASSPSAAKPAPVTTLQATLGGRRFTVQCQSIACHKDEQRGYATLLFSDSMK
- a CDS encoding PEP-CTERM sorting domain-containing protein; translation: MISMRTIRFILSIAIATIAVPLSGLNNHASAYPIDITIPAPEAYYYELNSNELQSSYFNSETFEKFKSATYQGGTATSNITMSLQPMPALSMVTTGNNFQATQWGDVSGLTYYFAVLSNSSAMAAINISYNASIDASGSVFGSVASLRLGIGEVDTIYTTDTIINSISLSANGPHYSTGPSVYETNINTNTLYHITLAESAMHGAGDSHSNIVIDPTISIANDPNNPNDLILVNHPTVGNSPPTATPEPGTMLLMGLGAAGAALLRQRRKTLVD
- a CDS encoding diguanylate cyclase, yielding MVLYPHQDQAARQPVPPLTTQASPKTRDHGGKGPSEATPPAPHDAPEQPYSSALLQLTRTHFPEPEAAALWNTIVSHKLHLESILQRSIAFETAACDYLLSISNKYETIKLLPEDTVVDMENRIIRDDLTGLYNRRFFNSEISVEIDRYSRHKAPLSLLFIDIDHFKVFNDTYGHSAGDEAIHSIARALSSNARAYDRVVRYGGEEFAVILPQTNRVHAALFAERMRRAVENTQIAYNGVLLGKLTISIGVAEYPRDSLNLDELIQCADKALYMAKKDRNKVASYWDPQRRYPRVPSDFLTSIWDDDNGAPALGKAKNISTGGMLCETSHRLSTSSRIKLSIDNPRFNLKFTVGAKVERVHEIGNGLFHVGLSFILSQEDVESQLIDLVAGLSSTSH
- the prsT gene encoding XrtA/PEP-CTERM system TPR-repeat protein PrsT codes for the protein MVLKVFGLLVVCLCILTGCQGKSREELMLQAQELVQQGNPKGAMVIYKNILEKNPRNLPATLALAEANLLAGNPQQAEAELKSVLADPAGSREIPVVLAKIRMAQGKPADSLDILNPLLNVSPASAAALEAAGNASLMLGDIKEAQGFYVSALALEPGRPLARLGLAESHLHNRQPQLARQELDTLLAAAPKNKSALLLLAQLQALDNDEDGAIATYGLIVNHFPDDAQAAYREAFLRLARRNDVARAEETAARLIQGSPKAPEGYKLKGLAFLAKNEPSLAIEPLLTALKIRPDIDTNLFLAQAYTSTGNLETAVSHLQTALTRNPDLDGPRRMLASIYLKQNRLDEAIAETQKIFAVKPSDEAGQRILAEALIAKRDLDKGLRIITGLVDKGDASSADYLRKGMILAIKGQDAAAEADLRKAVQLGAGVLEPKIYLAAFLASKNRMDEAVDILGSDMGEGPVAALACNAMAKLRLNQGKLDQASELLDKARTLAPSVLTTYYNQAALATAAGKMDRATAAFEAALAVKPDDLRALLGAAACREALGDMAKAQEHLERAAKSKDPRATMQLADFFVRRKDIPKALAILDTNLDASPKSIPLWLLKARLHASTGDDANATNALNRVETINQRVGLLEKAKFAMSRKDPAKAVQLAERLRDMNTNSGDYALPLAEIQELAGQTPAAKTTLENAQKTDPKNPRVLSALAKLEARQGNLDKSLALMDQAIDAGFDPANGHALKGAIMHQAGDKAKAAKEYETALRYQERLTLAMNNLAMIYAEEGQNGAKALELALRAYSQEPDSASVLDTLGYVLLKNGKPREAITALQRAETLGPGNADISKHLTLARELAGENNQ
- a CDS encoding tyrosine-type recombinase/integrase, translated to MTFAQVFRDTYLPAERLNKSKASCDKEEGFLRNWIEPVFGDKPLRDIAPFDLERLKKRMLDAGKSPKTTNYVLGTVRQVFNFARRHGLHEGENPVRLVKKPTSDNRRLRFLTRAEAVRLLEALRERSQDLCDMALLSLHTGMRAGEIFALTWMDVDLERRLLTLRDTKSGKNRIAFMTGDVAVMIQARAAERMDAHGLVFPDRNGKKRVEVSNVFQIVADSLGMNDGITDRRQKLVFHSLRHTYASWLVEQGVDLYTVKELMGHGTLAMTERYSHLAPDTLRRAVRVLEAGLKRDKVGQVVNLGGQRQEAHYEP